In the genome of Thunnus maccoyii chromosome 15, fThuMac1.1, whole genome shotgun sequence, one region contains:
- the zbtb22a gene encoding uncharacterized protein zbtb22a isoform X2, whose protein sequence is MDPTCNASSTPAGLTVQVCFPAARAAVLDNLNRQREEGRLCDLSIQVQGQVFRAHRCVLAASSPYFHDQVLLKNVTTVSLPSVMDPVAFESVLSSAYTGQLSIVHDDIVNYVTVASFLQMWHIVDKCTEILKRSRPSAEVTPGEAAAAHPGTASRQQSPSSTDCLYLEREGRKKERKPDALPPLATWRRPQQFPRWGRPRPSSGQHLTDSKLDALPGYAENDYTSCEEAWVSSQAKTSHFGHDGPGHNSRHHGGFPSGEALKQKARFQQRGVPLSADRLPDKNRDSGESDETLEKRKNEKREIEADEGVGEEAEEKKQGFAQMGHCDFHPISNENVEARHAAGKESVEELKEKVQRDLVGGVPSSDLPNVHACQKNEGVPGPSCSVSARLQWQTGPWSQQEQRPQEGEAASCSKDEDEDEEEENVDFECFTEGTFSRDTYDEIEDGTGQVSQRPLVPVSPDFTMAGSEVSWPSTSVEQGGSLTPTSSRHLSPSSAAFPPPPSPPTPSSSSSVSLAGAPYTGKVHFCHCGKAYTLKSMRDRHVKMQHLNLRPFCCPVCTKSFKMKHHLTKHLKTHGGLRPYECGLCGKKVIWRDSFLRHQAKCERLASSSSANNNQTTTAAADIDDSCNYGFDEGEAFLAMGGQVKVEEVYFHGEMADGMGGLLGSVSGIVDELRTQPQNLDTGSHVFKEEASESFSRS, encoded by the exons ATGGATCCGACCTGCAATGCCTCTTCGACTCCAGCTGGTTTGactgtgcaggtgtgttttccTGCCGCCCGTGCCGCCGTTTTGGACAACCTGAACCGGCAGCGGGAGGAGGGCAGGCTGTGCGACCTCTCCATCCAGGTGCAAGGTCAAGTGTTCAGGGCTCATCGCTGTGTGCTCGCTGCGTCCTCACCTTACTTCCATGACCAG GTGTTACTGAAGAACGTTACAACGGTTTCCCTGCCCTCAGTTATGGACCCAGTGGCCTTCGAGAGTGTCCTGAGTTCAGCCTACACAGGCCAGCTGAGCATTGTGCACGATGACATTGTCAACTATGTCACCGTGGCCAGTTTCCTCCAGATGTGGCACATCGTGGACAAATGCACCGAGATCCTGAAGAGGTCCCGGCCCTCAGCAGAAGTCACCCCAGGAGAGGCCGCTGCAGCTCATCCTGGCACCGCATCTCGACAGCAGTCCCCAAGCAGCACCGACTGCTTATATCTGGAACGAGAgggaagaaagaaggagaggaagccTGACGCCTTGCCTCCCTTAGCTACATGGAGACGCCCGCAGCAGTTTCCTAGATGGGGGCGTCCACGGCCCTCATCAGGCCAGCACTTAACGGACTCTAAACTGGACGCCCTCCCTGGCTATGCGGAGAATGATTACACCAGCTGTGAAGAGGCATGGGTATCAAGCCAAGCCAAAACCAGCCACTTTGGTCATGATGGACCTGGCCACAATAGCCGGCACCATGGGGGGTTCCCTAGTGGTGAGGCATTAAAGCAGAAAGCCAGGTTTCAACAGCGGGGAGTGCCGCTGAGCGCTGATAGACTGCCTGATAAAAATAGAGATAGCGGGGAGAGTGATGAGACACtagagaagaggaagaatgagaaaagagagatCGAGGCAGATGAGGGAGTAGGAGAAGAGGCGGAGGAGAAGAAGCAAGGCTTTGCACAAATGGGACACTGTG ACTTCCACCCAATTTCAAATGAGAACGTGGAAGCCCGACATGCCGCGGGGAAGGAGAGTGTGGAGGAGCTCAAGGAAAAGGTGCAAAGAGATTTGGTAGGAGGTGTTCCCTCCTCTGACCTGCCCAACGTTCATGCGTGCCAAAAAAATGAAGGAGTTCCGGGCCCGTCCTGCTCGGTTTCAGCCCGGCTGCAGTGGCAGACGGGTCCCTGGTCTCAACAAGAGCAGAGACCTCAGGAGGGCGAGGCTGCCAGCTGCAGTAAAGAcgaggatgaagatgaggaggaagagaatgTGGACTTTGAATGTTTCACAGAAGGGACCTTTAGCAGAGACACGTATGATGAGATCGAAGATGGCACAGGACAGGTTTCCCAGAGGCCTTTAGTGCCTGTGTCTCCTGACTTCACCATGGCAGGCTCGGAGGTGAGCTGGCCCTCCACCAGCGTGGAACAGGGAGGCTCATTGACACCCACCTCCAGCCGCCATTTGTCCCCCTCCTCCGCTGCATTCCCGCCACCACCTTCACCCCCAACCccatcttcatcatcctccGTCTCCCTTGCTGGCGCTCCGTACACGGGCAAAGTCCACTTCTGCCACTGCGGCAAAGCCTACACCCTGAAGAGTATGCGTGACCGACACGTGAAGATGCAGCACCTCAATCTGCGGCCTTTTTGCTGCCCCGTTTGCACAAAGTCCTTCAAGATGAAGCACCATCTAACCAAGCACCTTAAGACGCACGGAGGGCTGCGGCCCTACGAGTGCGGCTTGTGTGGGAAGAAAGTCATTTGGAGAGACAGCTTCCTGAGACATCAGGCCAAATGTGAGAGACTCGCCTCCAGCTCCTCGGCTAACAACAACCAAACGACCACAGCAGCAGCGGATATCGATGACAGCTGCAATTATGGATTTGATGAAGGGGAGGCTTTTCTCGCAATGGGAGGACAGGTGAAAGTGGAGGAGGTGTATTTTCATGGGGAGATGGCGGATGGGATGGGTGGCCTGCTGGGGAGCGTGTCTGGGATTGTGGATGAGTTAAGAACTCAGCCACAAAATTTGGACACCGGTAGTCATGTTTTTAAAGAGGAGGCGAGTGAGAGTTTTAGCAGAAGTTAA
- the zbtb22a gene encoding uncharacterized protein zbtb22a isoform X1: MDPTCNASSTPAGLTVQVCFPAARAAVLDNLNRQREEGRLCDLSIQVQGQVFRAHRCVLAASSPYFHDQVLLKNVTTVSLPSVMDPVAFESVLSSAYTGQLSIVHDDIVNYVTVASFLQMWHIVDKCTEILKRSRPSAEVTPGEAAAAHPGTASRQQSPSSTDCLYLEREGRKKERKPDALPPLATWRRPQQFPRWGRPRPSSGQHLTDSKLDALPGYAENDYTSCEEAWVSSQAKTSHFGHDGPGHNSRHHGGFPSGEALKQKARFQQRGVPLSADRLPDKNRDSGESDETLEKRKNEKREIEADEGVGEEAEEKKQGFAQMGHCADFHPISNENVEARHAAGKESVEELKEKVQRDLVGGVPSSDLPNVHACQKNEGVPGPSCSVSARLQWQTGPWSQQEQRPQEGEAASCSKDEDEDEEEENVDFECFTEGTFSRDTYDEIEDGTGQVSQRPLVPVSPDFTMAGSEVSWPSTSVEQGGSLTPTSSRHLSPSSAAFPPPPSPPTPSSSSSVSLAGAPYTGKVHFCHCGKAYTLKSMRDRHVKMQHLNLRPFCCPVCTKSFKMKHHLTKHLKTHGGLRPYECGLCGKKVIWRDSFLRHQAKCERLASSSSANNNQTTTAAADIDDSCNYGFDEGEAFLAMGGQVKVEEVYFHGEMADGMGGLLGSVSGIVDELRTQPQNLDTGSHVFKEEASESFSRS; the protein is encoded by the exons ATGGATCCGACCTGCAATGCCTCTTCGACTCCAGCTGGTTTGactgtgcaggtgtgttttccTGCCGCCCGTGCCGCCGTTTTGGACAACCTGAACCGGCAGCGGGAGGAGGGCAGGCTGTGCGACCTCTCCATCCAGGTGCAAGGTCAAGTGTTCAGGGCTCATCGCTGTGTGCTCGCTGCGTCCTCACCTTACTTCCATGACCAG GTGTTACTGAAGAACGTTACAACGGTTTCCCTGCCCTCAGTTATGGACCCAGTGGCCTTCGAGAGTGTCCTGAGTTCAGCCTACACAGGCCAGCTGAGCATTGTGCACGATGACATTGTCAACTATGTCACCGTGGCCAGTTTCCTCCAGATGTGGCACATCGTGGACAAATGCACCGAGATCCTGAAGAGGTCCCGGCCCTCAGCAGAAGTCACCCCAGGAGAGGCCGCTGCAGCTCATCCTGGCACCGCATCTCGACAGCAGTCCCCAAGCAGCACCGACTGCTTATATCTGGAACGAGAgggaagaaagaaggagaggaagccTGACGCCTTGCCTCCCTTAGCTACATGGAGACGCCCGCAGCAGTTTCCTAGATGGGGGCGTCCACGGCCCTCATCAGGCCAGCACTTAACGGACTCTAAACTGGACGCCCTCCCTGGCTATGCGGAGAATGATTACACCAGCTGTGAAGAGGCATGGGTATCAAGCCAAGCCAAAACCAGCCACTTTGGTCATGATGGACCTGGCCACAATAGCCGGCACCATGGGGGGTTCCCTAGTGGTGAGGCATTAAAGCAGAAAGCCAGGTTTCAACAGCGGGGAGTGCCGCTGAGCGCTGATAGACTGCCTGATAAAAATAGAGATAGCGGGGAGAGTGATGAGACACtagagaagaggaagaatgagaaaagagagatCGAGGCAGATGAGGGAGTAGGAGAAGAGGCGGAGGAGAAGAAGCAAGGCTTTGCACAAATGGGACACTGTG CAGACTTCCACCCAATTTCAAATGAGAACGTGGAAGCCCGACATGCCGCGGGGAAGGAGAGTGTGGAGGAGCTCAAGGAAAAGGTGCAAAGAGATTTGGTAGGAGGTGTTCCCTCCTCTGACCTGCCCAACGTTCATGCGTGCCAAAAAAATGAAGGAGTTCCGGGCCCGTCCTGCTCGGTTTCAGCCCGGCTGCAGTGGCAGACGGGTCCCTGGTCTCAACAAGAGCAGAGACCTCAGGAGGGCGAGGCTGCCAGCTGCAGTAAAGAcgaggatgaagatgaggaggaagagaatgTGGACTTTGAATGTTTCACAGAAGGGACCTTTAGCAGAGACACGTATGATGAGATCGAAGATGGCACAGGACAGGTTTCCCAGAGGCCTTTAGTGCCTGTGTCTCCTGACTTCACCATGGCAGGCTCGGAGGTGAGCTGGCCCTCCACCAGCGTGGAACAGGGAGGCTCATTGACACCCACCTCCAGCCGCCATTTGTCCCCCTCCTCCGCTGCATTCCCGCCACCACCTTCACCCCCAACCccatcttcatcatcctccGTCTCCCTTGCTGGCGCTCCGTACACGGGCAAAGTCCACTTCTGCCACTGCGGCAAAGCCTACACCCTGAAGAGTATGCGTGACCGACACGTGAAGATGCAGCACCTCAATCTGCGGCCTTTTTGCTGCCCCGTTTGCACAAAGTCCTTCAAGATGAAGCACCATCTAACCAAGCACCTTAAGACGCACGGAGGGCTGCGGCCCTACGAGTGCGGCTTGTGTGGGAAGAAAGTCATTTGGAGAGACAGCTTCCTGAGACATCAGGCCAAATGTGAGAGACTCGCCTCCAGCTCCTCGGCTAACAACAACCAAACGACCACAGCAGCAGCGGATATCGATGACAGCTGCAATTATGGATTTGATGAAGGGGAGGCTTTTCTCGCAATGGGAGGACAGGTGAAAGTGGAGGAGGTGTATTTTCATGGGGAGATGGCGGATGGGATGGGTGGCCTGCTGGGGAGCGTGTCTGGGATTGTGGATGAGTTAAGAACTCAGCCACAAAATTTGGACACCGGTAGTCATGTTTTTAAAGAGGAGGCGAGTGAGAGTTTTAGCAGAAGTTAA